The proteins below are encoded in one region of Oncorhynchus gorbuscha isolate QuinsamMale2020 ecotype Even-year linkage group LG01, OgorEven_v1.0, whole genome shotgun sequence:
- the LOC124032447 gene encoding uncharacterized protein LOC124032447 isoform X6, whose amino-acid sequence MESDNGAVREGVLVPVLPGSKNFDNSIRPPLQNSYMYKESKQSFRYNSAFLINNATLQERYEAFRTKRRDMGYTEEEMEESYGFLLFDDENKAYRVGKTGVVPGHSTCTTLGDPSKGVYVSKYSDCLDLNRWYHGKSGYIAIIRLTKGRVREVTENYTVNYTSPSNGFDCHVSEQLSSVSANTSSFLAFERTQYYMYELPVGGAVQPPSHVCPFAIVAFSYWDTKTPASEEKEKSEEEKTVFHYYPWRGQLQISSQIYHVGLKSSTGPLIPAKLPTMMSVDGAIQMSDLRQKLPKAIFETCFSGEVSLEGMGCSLYELSPSEAEDTSLSQITQGLKEKDLALTIQLNDNGFLILLHSSHFLTYEDTGSSKPEVLQGMFVFPDSRAIHRDTKVCSKKPFLSPECLQVVPALNYAETEVEKCLPSPSGELRGLLEQHIQSYASLIHPGLTISPSREASIFPDQFDVPDALKYLYSAPKWTEMGWKRLKSYFHQPGSFELSVSRATELLVAGREERGDEPDDDVYYCLSSPEGSPMSPASLGGPEEQQSGGTSPGDTADTAADFSKALAVSMEDFEKPGKTMEDSNAPDKAVKEGNNLLSKEVQERLPSDLSKPLIPAEDFAKPGLNKAHSKAPGTTLPPKEVPEELTSDLSQPSVSADDSEKPGKTKADCNAPGLRTEDEGTSLIPEEVEVDVQEKVHSDLLEPAVSAEVLRKADLAALGKADCNAPEVGVAKEETNLYLKEVQKEVPSGVSQPPVSAEVLRKPSPALATKPNSKAPEADVEDNMKTLPQKEVQEEVPSDLSQLAVSAKAFGIASMRVMKKVAEVSTSPASGNLPTVLVITATERTATVFPHNESTTNNSSSLPCAKVQDKGGSALNGQRGKANQPSKPTEVSHSSISDWRKRPRKRHRFSGLCKRILRSTVADFEEKEKEDMKSMDSSEVHLLKKRKERMDLIKVNPLQKEERMDVTQVHPLKMPRELMNLIQDPPLKKKEKMDVTQVHPLKMPRELMNLIQDPPLKKKEKMDVTQVHPLKMPRELMNLIQDPPLKKKEKMDVTQVHPLKMPRELMNLIQDPPLKKKEKMDVTQVHPLKMPRELMNLIQDPPLKKKEKMDVTQVHPLKMPRELMNLIQDPPLKKKEKMDVTQVHPLKMPRELMNLIQDPPLKMKSKDLIHYHPLRNKESMDLIHDDHPLKKKTERWDLKAIISECGRIFVPHGSEVIAKDIESLKVKGKVLDHKQCADEMMVEACIKVPQPIETGDGPNLELNKSDENKDFPMGMLDSKDSLHEVKMADVGKMASLNPSELLLNKDTDSPSSGKHKKKRQYVAISLSQLKTVLSRGGKRNKPINPAPGDQTSPVNKKSKADTPGMDEMENVNINKANPDRTTAAVEVAKEQTFGLDPKFALALGLTPTELNNDSHKSPEKSDIPLKKDIQSRLDLVPPQATSDQTSEALPSSPSTTVILASQRRPFKKKHEHADSIRKKCSIVQVPISEGLQQHRKDIFADGTQTLRAFLCQQKDQNRKEPGLARESLSRGIGCRQKFHRFRRFIVKDGSVQVTRLWKENYNFNSDSKFTNDPKDKTVIRALHGPWDFDIKDTKEQVQLIIHMWIGLFYSRSTARFCQADSSLTCLEKKDSIDVAHGMVPGQVPPGTKTSSPAYIALSRIPEPDVLDLRKMGQKKAQPLSLEAEVLDLSMKTTSTVLDSLDTESKQRIDLKNHPSYLPATGLHKETISCPKQSTGVELKVYRDRVDSMMSEKSSDLGDDEDYETNNHENDSKGTLQNGVSPYERTLESDRSYILLCEQAASVYIHQEKLLETQTAQVLEGNNKKLLETQTAQVLEGNNKKLLETQTAQVLEGNNKKLLEIQTAQVLEGNNKTLLETQTAQVLEGNNKKLLETQTAQVLEGNNKKLLETQTAQVLEGNNKKLLQKEEEMTGDGEPNALCLKTMGSKDVNKEQQLKDNDSVKTMPCTEVQMDGDAANMADTVERNANEARDGAHVVICDGSESIEEMHEVDHNVKDSVKAAKPEAVHAGKDTTNKKITKAQTAVHVGKDFIDNDKALKAVHSENVPRDYGNTKDQVQTAMQDGNDTRDETLPAVICGEDSGDKTPPVVCDGNTSVAETLPEISHTENDSQKATLAVVHGGNDLRDTTLPVKCNGKLYIDVEPTVVHDINGSTDEELPMGQGGDVSAGTSRVLPEMHGEIKCKDVLPTQVFPVCDGNMPFVGEFDTLIQPNNVLGVAKHEINEADLQTKEQEKELMQGQSKSDDVTTQSSTTFPPGSQHSQDETLERLTGQVEIPLIPREDIAHTDVLHSIGEASDMAQGQVEIPFIGVEIPFIGVEKNSQDINHTEVHDSPPSQKETLITVCDSANVLSGELLAKIFSKGTESVSRYPTVDEVLYGYIPIPDICCDADGVSKPLSTGEGYSRCPTPTEDEPPFVPGLSYDHHTPNTVLMPNAKDTNSPNLDSGLALIENEKDHHEPSLSLYKVRAATGLHNLHKSSNNNKPNHLEAIDNRFFQVLADPRKNPIATSTPLNTPSSSLKERSDYDPYSNTRLAAVEPDLHAHSNRHSLHSFSYSFPNTHCSLTEKAAFSVPSIHPEVLSNETTLTGNFSEIALERETCLRPALSELILQSTRLSIPVGSGPTAASQNLSVHSFTQPQPNSQKPAMIVNVSKSEDSRGQYNWEEGQTDIDSMSSDVLKSKQTDTPVRSNTNAHPYNTQYATEMRQIAVLQDYEDVMADEDVMADDEDVMGENEAPSVDKDNIESSLETNWISDDKHLRSKFRLNKTRLDFINSLRQSQEWEQREFDGVLDFNKQGTSSSVTIQSEESDKLLSHMEENQQEWLKYCRAKRSGSQMDMTKEEDSSVAKPRLVTVLDHKGNRITYENYPVLKPIASMHSDPNRQGLSSFLEFSKRWDDTHNADESDLTQSSMDLETLIFLERMNQMLKRKSSSSSRYIRSRHRRSNVEERASTSSPAVTVHFSSLQEDQDGSEEHWEAIPSLAGQKIRVEMPERMAMPEETDGEPQHLKKLSCTKGSEMTQVSDLVVDSFRVYHAMMTEVCAGKKYPSRTERLKREDAKRNSSPKSRAPSKDKDFCGQMKEDMYDSLHDNLNSVVRQSCKNKFRFYILVTSSDPFFRETKELLEAEGHIAVEQSQFCLGKDSPLCPLHIILRNEDIAEHICEVPHLLELKKSQNVLFAGIDRPDDIVNLTHQELFSKGGFVVFEGAALHTLSLSNMKKMSGFLEGLSKKGKWKWLLHYRDSRKLKENARSSAEAQGKKIFMDICQEAGMVEVLPYHECDVISRERPNYLHCLVRLQVQNVSARLPVFITDTTADKAFAKHGIFTMNINSFLLISQSDTCTIS is encoded by the exons ATGGAAAGCGATAATGGTGCCGTGAGAGAAG GTGTGTTGGTACCTGTGCTACCAGGTTCGAAAAACTTTGACAACAGCATTCGGCCTCCACTGCAAAACTCGTACATGTACAAGGAGTCTAAGCAGTCTTTCAGATACAACTCTGCTTTCTTGATAAACAATGCTACTCTGCAGGAACGG TATGAGGCTTTCCGAACAAAGAGGAGAGACATGGGATACACAGAGGAAGAAATGGAGGAGTCCTATGGCTTCTTGCTGTTTGACGACGAAAACAAG GCATATAGAGTGGGAAAAACTGGTGTTGTCCCTGGACACAGCACATGTACCACACTTGGAGATCCTTCAAAGG GTGTGTACGTGTCCAAGTACTCGGACTGCCTGGACTTAAACCGCTGGTACCACGGGAAGTCTGGATACATCGCCATCATCAGGCTCACCAAG GGCAGGGTcagagaagtgactgagaactaCACAGTAAACTACACCTCTCCCTCTAATGGGTTTGACTGTCATGTATCAGAGCAGCTCAGTTCTGTGTCAGCCAACACCAGCTCCTTCCTGGCCTTTGAGAGAACACAG TACTACATGTATGAGCTGCCTGTTGGAGGGGCAGTCCAGCCTCCCAGCCATGTCTGCCCATTCGCTATCGTGGCTTTCTCCTATTGGGATACCAAGACACCCGCatcagaggagaaggagaaaag TGAGGAAGAAAAAACAG TCTTTCACTACTATCCGTGGAGGGGTCAGCTCCAAATCAGCTCTCAGATCTACCATGTGGGTCTGAAGTCCAGCACAGGACCTCTAATCCCAGCTAAACT TCCAACAATGATGTCAGTTGACGGAGCAATTCAAATGTCAGACCTGAGGCAGAAATTACCGAAGGCTATATTTGAAACCTGTTTCTCCGGTGAAG TGTCCCTGGAAGGAATGGGTTGCAGTCTGTATGAGCTTTCACCCAGTGAGGCTgaagacacctctctctctcagatcacaCAGGGCCTCAAGGAGAAAGACCTG GCCCTCACAATACAACTGAATGATAATGGTTTTCTTATACTGTTACATTCATCTCACTTCCTCACATATGAAG ATACTGGGTCCAGTAAGCCAGAGGTATTGCAGGGGATGTTTGTGTTTCCAGACTCCAGAGCTATacatagag ACACCAAGGTCTGCTCGAAGAAGCCCTTCCTCTCACCAGAGTGCCTCCAGGTGGTGCCTGCACTGAACTACGCAGAGACAGAGGTGGAAAAGTGCCTCCCTTCACCAAGCGGGGAGCTACGTGGTTTACTAGAGCAGCATATCCAGAGCTACGCTTCCCTCATCCACCCTGGGCTTACCATCAGTCCATCCAGGGAGGCCAGCATCTTCCCAGATCAGTTTGATGTTCCGGATGCCCTCAAATACCTATACTCAGCCCCCAAGTGGACTGAGATGGGATGGAAACGTCTCAAATCTTATTTCCACCAGCCGGGCTCCTTTGAGCTGTCGGTGTCCAGAGCCACGGAGCTTCTGGTGGCAGGGCGAGAGGAGCGAGGAGATGAGCCGGATGATGATGTCTACTACTGTCTGTCATCTCCAGAGGGGTCCCCCATGAGTCCTGCTAGTCTGGGTGGCCCAGAGGAGCAGCAGTCAGGGGGAACGTCCCCAGGAGACACAGCTGACACAGCAGCAGACTTTAGTAAAGCACTTGCCGTGTCAATGGAGGACTTTGAGAAACCTGGTAAGACTATGGAAGACAGTAATGCACCAGACAAAGCAGTAAAGGAAGGGAATAACTTGCTTTCGAAGGAAGTGCAAGAAAGGTTGCCCTCTGATCTTAGCAAGCCTCTAATCCCTGCAGAGGATTTTGCGAAACCTGGCTTGAACAAGGCACACAGTAAAGCACCAGGGACAACTTTGCCTCCAAAAGAGGTGCCGGAGGAGCTCACCTCTGATCTTTCTCAGCCTTCTGTGTCGGCAGATGACTCTGAAAAACCTGGGAAGACCAAGGCTGACTGTAATGCACCAGGGTTAAGAACAGAGGATGAAGGGACAAGTTTGATCCCAGAGGAGGTTGAAGTTGATGTACAAGAAAAGGTGCATTCTGATCTTTTAGAGCCTGCAGTCTCTGCAGAGGTCTTGAGGAAAGCTGACCTGGCAGCATTGGGCAAGGCAGACTGCAACGCACCAGAGGTAGGAGTAGCGAAGGAAGAGACTAACTTGTACCTGAAGGAGGTGCAAAAGGAGGTTCCCTCTGGTGTTTCACAGCCTCCAGTCTCTGCAGAGGTCTTGAGGAAACCTAGTCCAGCCCTGGCGACCAAGCCCAACAGCAAGGCACCAGAGGCAGACGTAGAGGATAATATGAAAACTTTGCCTCAGAAGGAGGTGCAAGAGGAGGTTCCCTCTGATCTTTCCCAGCTTGCAGTGTCGGCAAAGGCTTTTGGGATAGCCAGTATGAGAGTGATGAAAAAGGTGGCAGAGGTTTCAACCTCACCTGCATCAGGTAACCTCCCAACAGTGTTAGTCATCACTGCCACTGAAAGAACTGCAACTGTTTTTCCTCACAATGAGTCCACCACAAATAACTCCTCCAGTTTGCCTTGCGCCAAAGTACAGGATAAGGGCGGGAGTGCTCTCAATGGACAACGTGGCAAGGCCAATCAGCCTTCAAAACCCACAGAGGTCAGTCATTCCTCTATATCTGATTGGAGGAAACGGCCAAGgaaacgtcatagatttagcggATTGTGTAAAAGGATCTTGAGGTCTACAGTGGCTGACTttgaagagaaagaaaaagaggacATGAAAAGTATGGATTCAAGTGAAGTCCACCTATTGAAAAAGAGGAAGGAAAGGATGGATTTAATTAAAGTTAACCCATTGCAAAAGGAGGAAAGGATGGATGTAACCCAAGTTCACCCATTGAAAATGCCAAGAGAACTGATGAATTTGATCCAAGATCCCCCATTGAAAAAGAAGGAAAAGATGGATGTGACCCAAGTTCACCCATTGAAAATGCCAAGAGAATTGATGAATTTGATCCAAGATCCCCCATTGAAAAAGAAGGAAAAGATGGATGTGACCCAAGTTCACCCATTGAAAATGCCAAGAGAATTGATGAATTTGATCCAAGATCCCCCATTGAAAAAGAAGGAAAAGATGGATGTGACCCAAGTTCACCCATTGAAAATGCCAAGAGAATTGATGAATTTGATCCAAGATCCCCCATTGAAAAAGAAGGAAAAGATGGATGTGACCCAAGTTCACCCATTGAAAATGCCAAGAGAACTGATGAATTTGATCCAAGATCCCCCATTGAAAAAGAAGGAAAAGATGGATGTGACCCAAGTTCACCCATTGAAAATGCCAAGAGAATTGATGAATTTGATCCAAGATCCCCCATTGAAAAAGAAGGAAAAGATGGATGTGACCCAAGTTCACCCATTGAAAATGCCAAGAGAACTGATGAATTTGATCCAAGATCCCCCATTGAAAATGAAAAGCAAGGATTTAATCCACTATCACCCATTGAGAAATAAAGAAAGTATGGATTTGATTCATGATGACCATCCTTTGAAAAAGAAGACCGAACGATGGGACTTGAAGGCAATCATCTCCGAATGTGGTAGAATTTTTGTCCCTCACGGTTCAGAAGTTATCGCCAAGGATATAGAATCTTTGAAAGTTAAGGGGAAAGTGTTAGATCACAAACAATGTGCTGATGAGATGATGGTTGAAGCTTGTATCAAAGTCCCCCAACCCatagaaacaggagatggacctAACCTAGAGTTGAACAAGTCAGATGAGAACAAAGATTTTCCCATGGGGATGttagacagtaaagacagtctGCATGAGGTCAAAATGGCTGATGTAGGCAAGATGGCCTCTCTGAATCCCTCAGAACTGCTCCTGAACAAAGACACGGATTCTCCTTCCTCAGGAAAACACAAAAAGAAGCGTCAATATGTCGCAATATCCCTCAGTCAACTAAAGACAGTCCTTtcaagagggggaaagaggaataAACCCATCAATCCTGCTCCAGGAGATCAAACATCACCCGTGAACAAGAAAAGCAAGGCTGATACTCCCGGCATGGATGAAATGGAAAATGTTAATATCAACAAAGCCAACCCGGACAGAACCACAGCTGCTGTTGAAGTTGCAAAGGAACAGACATTTGGCCTAGACCCAAAGTTTGCACTAGCGTTAGGCTTGACTCCTACGGAGTTGAATAATGATTCACACAAATCTCCAGAAAAAAGTGATATTCCATTAAAGAAAGACATTCAGAGCAGACTGGACCTGGTCCCACCTCAAGCCACATCTGACCAAACGTCTGAGGCTTTGCCTAGCTCACCTTCAACAACAGTCATCTTGGCGAGTCAGAGGAGACCATTCAAAAAGAAACATGAGCACGCAGACTCCATTAGGAAAAAAT GTTCAATCGTTCAAGTCCCCATTTCGGAGGGACTTCAGCAGCATCGCAAGGATATCTTTGCTGACGGAACTCAAACACTACGGGCCTTCCTGTGTCAGCAGAAGGACCAGAACAGGAAGGAACCGGGATTGGCTCGGGAATCCCTGAGCAGGGGAATCGGGTGCAGGCAGAAGTTCCATCGCTTCCGGCGGTTCATTGTAAAAGATGGCTCAGTTCAAGTGACAAGGCTGTGGAAGGAAAACTATAACTTTAATTCAGACAGCAAGTTTACCAACGACCCTAAGGATAAAACAGTTATTAGAGCCCTACATGG CCCATGGGATTTTGACATTAAGGACACAAAGGAACAGGTTCAGCTCATCATCCACATGTGGATAGGTCTTTTCTACAGCAGGTCCACTGCGAGGTTCTGCCAGGCAGACTCAAGTCTAACATGTTTGGAAAAAAAGGATTCTATAGACGTGGCTCATGGAATGGTACCAGGCCAGGTTCCACCTGGGACCAAGACAAGTTCCCCTGCTTATATAGCCCTCTCCAGGATACCAGAACCTGATGTTTTGGACCTTCGTAAAATGGGTCAAAAAAAAGCACAACCATTAAGCCTGGAAGCTGAGGTATTGGACCTTTCAATGAAAACAACCTCAACTGTGCTAGACTCTCTAGACACAGAGTCTAAGCAGAGAATAGATTTGAAAAATCATCCATCATACCTACCAGCAACTGGCCTGCACAAGGAAACCATCTCTTGTCCAAAACAAAGTACAGGTGTTGAGTTAAAG gTTTACAGAGACCGTGTGGACAGCATGATGTCAGAAAAATCCAGTGACCTGGGTGATGATGAAGACTATGAAACCAACAACCATGAGAATGACAGCAAGGGTACCCTCCAAAATGGTGTGTCCCCTTACGAAAGAACTTTGGAAAGTGATCGATCGTACATACTTTTGTGTGAACAGGCAGCAAGTGTGTACATTCATCAAGAAAAGCTCCTGGAGACTCAAACTGCTCAGGTTTTGGAGGGTAACAACAAAAAGCTCCTGGAGACTCAAACTGCTCAGGTTTTGGAGGGTAACAACAAAAAGCTCCTGGAGACTCAAACTGCTCAGGTTTTGGAGGGTAACAACAAAAAGCTCCTGGAGATTCAAACTGCTCAGGTTTTGGAGGGTAACAACAAAACGCTCCTGGAGACTCAAACTGCTCAGGTTTTGGAGGGTAACAACAAAAAGCTCCTGGAGACTCAAACTGCTCAGGTTTTGGAAGGCAACAACAAAAAGCTCCTGGAGACTCAAACTGCTCAGGTTTTGGAAGGCAACAACAAAAAGCTCCTCcaaaaggaggaggagatgacGGGTGATGGAGAACCAAACGCACTGTGTCTTAAAACCATGGGCTCTAAGGATGTCAATAAGGAGCAACAACTTAAAGATAACGATTCAGTCAAAACAATGCCATGCACAGAAGTGCAGATGGATGGTGATGCTGCCAATATGGCTGACACAGTTGAGCGTAATGCAAATGAAGCCAGAGATGGGGCTCACGTTGTCATCTGTGATGGCAGTGAGTCAATAGAGGAGATGCACGAAGTAGATCACAACGTGAAGGATTCTGTTAAAGCAGCAAAACCAGAAGCAGTGCATGCTGGGAAAGATACCACAAACAAGAAAATCACTAAAGCACAAACTGCTGTGCATGTTGGGAAGGATTTCATTGATAACGATAAGGCACTCAAAGCAGTGCACAGTGAAAATGTTCCCAGAGATTATGGAAACACCAAAGACCAGGTGCAAACTGCAATGCAGGATGGGAATGATACTAGAGACGAGACCCTACCAGCGGTTATTTGTGGAGAAGATTCAGGAGATAAAACACCACCTGTGGTGTGTGATGGGAACACATCTGTGGCTGAGACACTACCAGAGATATCACATACTGAAAATGATTCCCAAAAAGCAACACTGGCAGTGGTGCATGGTGGAAATGATCTGAGAGATACGACACTACCTGTGAAATGTAATGGCAAGCTGTACATAGACGTAGAACCCACTGTAGTGCATGATATAAATGGTTCCACGGATGAGGAACTACCAATGGGgcagggtggagatgtttctGCTGGGACTAGCAGAGTACTGCCAGAGATGCATGGTGAGATTAAATGTAAAGATGTACTGCCCACGCAAGTATTTCCAGTATGCGATGGGAACATGCCTTTTGTAGGTGAGTTTGACACACTCATTCAGCCCAATAATGTTTTAGGAGTGGCTAAACATGAAATAAATGAGGCTGATTTACAAACTAAAGAACAGGAAAAAGAATTGATGCAGGGTCAGAGTAAATCTGATGATGTCACAACTCAAAGTTCCACAACATTCCCGCCAGGGTCCCAACATTCTCAAGACGAGACATTAGAAAGACTGACAGGTCAGGTAGAAATACCACTGATTCCCAGGGAAGACATTGCACACACAGATGTTCTACATTCAATAGGTGAGGCATCAGATATGGCGCAAGGTCAGGTAGAAATTCCATTTATTGGAGTAGAAATACCATTTATTGGAGTAGAGAAGAATAGCCAGGATATCAATCACACAGAGGTGCATGATTCTCCCCCAAGTCAGAAAGAGACACTGATCACAGTCTGTGATAGTGCTAATGTGTTATCAGGTGAACTGCTAGCAAAAATATTTTCAAAGGGGACAGAATCTGTCAGTCGATACCCAACTGTGGATGAGGTGCTGTATGGTTACATCCCCATTCCTGACATCTGCTGTGATGCTGATGGGGTCAGCAAACCCCTCAGCACTGGGGAAGGTTACAGCAGATGCCCAACTCCTACAGAAGACgagccacctttcgttccaggaCTTTCTTACGACCATCACACACCAAACACTGTTTTGATGCCCAATGCGAAAGACACCAACAGTCCCAACCTCGATAGTGGTCTTGCGCTCATTGAAAATGAAAAGGATCATCATGAACCAAGTCTTAGTCTCTATAAAGTTAGGGCTGCTACTGGGTTGCACAATCTGCATAAATCCAGCAACAATAACAAACCAAATCATCTGGAAGCCATTGATAATCGGTTCTTTCAAGTATTGGCTGATCCTCGCAAGAACCCAATCGCCACTAGCACACCTCTCAACACTCCCTCATCTTCTTTAAAGGAAAGAAGCGATTACGATCCATATTCAAATACGCGACTTGCCGCTGTTGAACCAGACCTGCATGCTCATTCAAATCGCCATTCGCTGCATAGTTTCTCTTACTCGTTTCCCAACACCCACTGTTCCTTAACAGAGAAAGCTGCCTTCTCTGTGCCATCTATCCACCCGGAAGTCCTGTCCAATGAAACAACATTAACTGGGAACTTTAGTGAAATTGCTTTAGAAAGAGAGACTTGCTTGCGTCCTGCCTTAAGTGAGCTCATCCTACAGTCCACCCGTCTGAGTATTCCAGTGGGCAGTGGACCTACAGCAGCTTCTCAGAACCTTTCAGTGCACAGTTTTACTCAGCCCCAGCCAAACAGCCAGAAACCTGCCATGATTGTGAATGTCTCCAAGAGTGAGGACAGCAGAGGACAGTACAACTGGGAAGAAGGACAAACAGATATTGACTCTATGTCTTCAGATGTCCTAAAAAGCAAACAAACCGATACCCCTGTCCGCTCAAACACTAATGCTCACCCTTATAACACACAGTATGCCACAGAGATGAGACAGATTGCAGTTTTGCAAGATTATGAGGATGTTATGGCTGATGAGGATGTTATGGCTGATGATGAGGATGTTATGGGTGAAAATGAGGCACCTTCTGTAGATAAAGACAACATTGAATCCAGTTTAGAGACCAATTGGATATCAGATGACAAACATTTAAGAAGTAAATTCCGGTTAAATAAAACAAGACTTGACTTCATCAACTCTTTACGCCAGTCTCAGGAATGGGAGCAAAGGGAATTTGATGGGGTTTTGGACTTCAACAAGCAAGGCACTTCCTCGTCAGTCACCATCCAGTCTGAAGAATCAGACAAACTACTTTCCCATATGGAAGAGAACCAACAGGAGTGGTTAAAGTATTGTAGGGCTAAGAGGAGTGGCAGCCAGATGGATATGACCAAGGAAGAAGACTCCTCAGTGGCAAAGCCACGCTTAGTTACCGTTTTGGATCACAAAGGAAACAGAATCACCTATGAAAACTATCCAGTTTTAAAACCTATAGCAAGCATGCACAGTGACCCGAACAGACAGGGCTTGAGCAGTTTTCTGGAGTTCTCCAAGAGGTGGGATGATACACATAACGCTGATGAATCTGATCTTACTCAGTCATCTATGGATCTGGAGACCCTCATCTTCTTAGAGAGAATGAACCAGATGCTAAAACGTaagagtagtagcagcagcaggtaCATCCGATCGAGACACCGCAGGTCAAACGTAGAAGAAAGAGCTTCCACCAGTAGCCCGGCTGTGACAGTGCACTTTTCCAGTCTACAGGAGGATCAGGACGGCTCCGAGGAGCACTGGGAGGCGATACCATCACTTGCAGGACAAAAAATCAGAGTGGAGATGCCTGAAAGGATGGCTATGCCTGAAGAAACAGATGGAGAACCTCAGCATCTTAAGAAACTTTCCTGTACAAAGGGCAGTGAGATGACGCAAGTTTCAGATCTGGTTGTGGATAGTTTCAGGGTGTACCATGCTATGATGACTGAGGTCTGTGCAGGCAAAAAATACCCATCCAGAACTGAGAGACTCAAGAGAGAAGATGCAAAGAGAAACAGTTCGCCAAAGTCTCGAGCTCCAAGCAAAGACAAAGACTTCTGTGGGCAGATGAAGGAGGACATGTATGACAGCCTGCATGATAATCTGAACTCTGTTGTGAGACAGTCATGTAAGAACAAGTTCAGGTTCTACATACTGGTGACATCATCTGACCCATTCTTCAGAGAGACGAAG GAGCTGTTAGAAGCAGAGGGCCACATTGCGGTAGAACAGTCTCAATTCTGCCTTGGAAAGGATAGTCCATTGTGCCCTCTACACATCATCTTAAGGAACGAAGATATCGCTGAACACATTTGTGAG GTCCCTCACTTGCTTGAGTTGAAGAAGTCTCAGAATGTGTTGTTTGCTGGTATTGACCGTCCTGATGACATCGTGAACTTGACCCACCAAGAACTCTTCAGCAAAGGCGGTTTCGTGGTGTTTGAGGGAGCAGCTCTGCACACACTCAGTCTCA gcAACATGAAGAAAATGTCTGGTTTCCTGGAGGGATTGAGTAAAAAAGGGAAGTGGAAATGGCTCTTGCACTACAGAGACAGCCGGAAGCTAAAAGAGAATGCACG GTCTAGTGCGGAAGCACAGGGCAAAAAAATCTTCATGGACATCTGCCAGGAGGCTGGAATGGTGGAGGTCTTACCCTACCATGAATGTGACGTCATTTCAAGGGAACGACCCAACTACCTCCACTGTCTAGTTCGCCTACAGGTCCAGAATGTATCGGCTCGTTTACCTGTATTTATAACTG ACACAACGGCAGACAAAGCGTTTGCAAAACATGGGATCTTCACAATGAATATAAACTCTTTCCTGCTGATTTCTCAGAGTGACACATGCACTATTTCTTAA